In Ipomoea triloba cultivar NCNSP0323 chromosome 7, ASM357664v1, a single genomic region encodes these proteins:
- the LOC116025443 gene encoding peroxidase 39-like, protein MAMAARIVAVICMLSLFTTPAFSFGLPGFLFGGFPDHNAETGETIAGMQVGFYGHTCPTAEQIVKNHMVQAFHDDPGVAAAIVRLQSHDCLVTGCDGSVLLDATPEGGRVEKQAPVNGKTVRGFDLIDRIKEELEQTCPGVVSCADILTFLARDALVLSGVPEFSVPGGRRDGNVSRESEARKHLASPDNTVDQMTELFKAKGLDVEDLVALLGAHSIGVSHCSNFRYRLKTPARAKEIDGSLKVVMATHCVNAKSAVPMDSTTQYKMDSEFYKQLLQKKGVLESDQRLAADPRTLPLVQKFAGDEAAWLGKFTESVIKMGKIQVLTGNEGEIRRKCRFVN, encoded by the exons ATGGCGATGGCTGCAAGGATCGTCGCCGTCATCTGCATGCTATCTCTCTTTACTACCCCTGCATTTTCTTTTGGCTTACCTGGCTTTCTTTTCGGAGGTTTCCCTGACCACAATGCCGAAACCGGTGAAACCATCGCCGGAATGCAGGTAGGATTCTATGGCCACACTTGCCCTACGGCTGAGCAAATCGTGAAGAACCATATGGTCCAGGCTTTCCACGACGACCCCGGCGTGGCCGCCGCCATCGTCCGCCTCCAAAGCCACGACTGTCTCGTCACA GGATGTGATGGATCAGTGTTGCTGGACGCGACACCGGAAGGGGGCCGCGTGGAGAAGCAAGCGCCGGTGAACGGAAAAACCGTGCGAGGGTTCGACCTCATAGACCGGATCAAGGAAGAGCTAGAGCAGACCTGCCCAGGAGTGGTATCCTGCGCCGACATCCTAACATTCTTGGCACGGGACGCGCTAGTATTATCCGGCGTGCCAGAGTTCTCCGTTCCGGGCGGGCGGCGCGACGGGAACGTCTCCCGCGAATCCGAAGCCCGAAAACACCTCGCCTCGCCGGACAACACGGTCGACCAGATGACCGAGCTGTTCAAGGCGAAAGGACTAGACGTGGAAGACCTGGTGGCGCTATTGGGCGCGCATTCCATCGGGGTTTCTCACTGCTCCAATTTCCGGTACCGGCTGAAAACTCCTGCGAGAGCCAAGGAGATCGACGGGTCGCTCAAGGTGGTGATGGCAACCCATTGCGTGAATGCGAAAAGCGCAGTCCCGATGGACAGCACCACTCAGTACAAAATGGATTCCGAGTTCTACAAGCAACTCTTGCAGAAGAAAGGGGTGCTGGAATCCGACCAGCGCCTTGCCGCCGATCCAAGAACGCTGCCGCTTGTGCAGAAGTTCGCCGGTGACGAGGCGGCGTGGCTCGGCAAGTTCACGGAGTCGGTGATCAAGATGGGGAAGATTCAAGTGCTGACTGGAAATGAGGGGGAGATAAGGAGGAAATGTCGATTTGTTAACTAA
- the LOC116025572 gene encoding glutamate--glyoxylate aminotransferase 2, whose product MTSKSMDYENLNENVKKCQYAVRGELYLRASELQKEGKKIIFTNVGNPHALGQKPLTFPRQVIALCQAPFLLDDPNVGLVFPADAIARAKQYLSMTSGGLGAYSDSRGIPGVRKEVAEFIGRRDGYPSDPELIFLTDGASKGVMQILNSIIRGPSDGILVPVPQYPLYSATISLLGGSLVPYYLEETANWGLDINDLRRSVADARSKGLTIRAMVIINPGNPTGQCLSEANLKEILQFCYRENLVLLGDEVYQQNIYQDERPFLSSRKVLLDMGPPISKELQLVSFHTVSKGYWGECGQRGGYFEMTNISPRSVEEIYKVASISLSPNVPGQIFLGLMMNPPKPGDISYDQFARESKGILESLRKRAHIMTDGFNSCRNVVCNFTEGAMYSFPQIRLPPRAIETAQGLGKAPDVYYCLKLLEATGISTVPGSGFGQKEGVFHLRTTILPAEEDMPAIMASFKKFNDEFMDQYEDHRGYSRM is encoded by the exons ATGACATCCAAGTCGATGGATTATGAGAATCTGAACGAAAATGTGAAGAAGTGTCAATATGCTGTCAGAGGTGAGCTGTATCTTCGAGCGTCTGAGCTTCAGAAGGAAGGGAAGAAG ATCATCTTCACAAATGTTGGCAACCCCCATGCCCTTGGACAAAAGCCCCTAACCTTTCCTCGCCAG GTAATTGCTCTTTGCCAAGCCCCGTTTTTACTGGATGATCCGAATGTGGGACTTGTATTCCCTGCTGATGCAATTGCGAGAGCTAAACAATACCTTTCAATGACTTCTGGGGGTCTAG GTGCTTATAGTGACTCCCGTGGCATTCCTGGAGTAAGGAAAGAAGTGGCAGAGTTCATTGGGAGACGTGATGGATACCCAAG TGATCCCGAGCTCATATTCCTGACTGATGGGGCCAGCAAAGGAGTTATGCAGATCTTGAATAGTATCATCCGGGGTCCAAGTGATGGG ATATTGGTCCCAGTTCCACAATACCCGTTGTACTCAGCTACAATATCTTTACTTGGGGGCTCTCTTGTTCCTTACTATCTTGAAGAGACCGCAAACTGGGGTCTTGATATCAACGACCTTCGTCGTTCAGTTGCAGATGCTCGATCCAAAGGACTAACT ATACGGGCAATGGTGATTATAAACCCTGGAAATCCTACTGGGCAATGTCTTAGTGAAGCAAACTTGAAGGAGATATTGCAATTCTGTTACCGAGAAAATTTGGTATTGCTTGGGGATGAAGTTTATCAACAGAACATCTACCAAGATGAGCGGCCCTTTTTAAGTTCAAGGAAG GTTTTATTGGATATGGGCCCACCCATAAGCAAAGAACTTCAGCTCGTCTCTTTCCACACGGTCTCAAAAGGATACTGGGGTGAATGTGGACAGCGCGGTGGCTATTTTGAGATGACTAATATCTCTCCCAGG AGTGTTGAGGAGATATACAAGGTTGCTTCGATATCCCTTAGTCCAAATGTGCCCGGGCAGATATTT CTAGGGCTAATGATGAACCCTCCTAAACCTGGAGATATCTCTTATGATCAATTTGCCAGGGAAAG CAAAGGTATCCTTGAGTCGCTAAGGAAGAGGGCACATATAATGACTGATGGATTCAATAGCTGCAGAAATGTTGTCTGTAATTTCACAGAAG GTGCCATGTATTCCTTCCCACAAATACGCTTGCCCCCAAGAGCTATTGAGACTGCACAAGGTCTTGGAAAGGCTCCTGATGTTTACTACTGTCTCAAGCTCTTGGAAGCCACCGGCATCTCCACCGTCCCTGGCTCAGGGTTCGGTCAAAAGGAAGG GGTTTTCCACCTTAGGACGACTATCTTGCCAGCTGAGGAAGACATGCCAGCAATAATGGCGAGTTTCAAGAAGTTCAACGACGAGTTCATGGATCAATATGAAGACCACAGAGGTTATTCAAGGATGTGA
- the LOC116025638 gene encoding uncharacterized protein LOC116025638 gives MASAPEKATPPPRNDSAITVSDDDVLRQCTAFGDREIGRRESLSATADAPALAIVTDSADQPPAPNLTSVKGLPIMMRVQSHHPLEPLTGAEISVAVATVRAAGATPEVRDSMRFIEVSLVEPDKNVVALADAYFFPPFQPSLLPRTKKGPVIPSKLPPRQARLVVYNKKSNETSIWIVELSEVHAVTRGGHHRGKAISSKVVPDVQPSMDASEYAECEAVIKDFLPFQEAMKKRGILDMDLVMVDAWCVGYYSEADAPNRRLAKPLIFCRTESDCPMENGYARPVEGIYILVDMQNMVVLEFEDCKLVPLPPADPLRNYTPGETRGGVDRSDVKPLHIIQPEGPSFRVNGHFVQWQKWNFRIGFTPREGLVIYSVAYVDGSRGRRPVAHRLSFVEMVVPYGDPNDPHYRKNAFDAGEDGLGRNAHSLKKGCDCLGYIKYFDAHFINFTGGVETIENCVCLHEEDHGILWKHQDWRTGLAEVRRSRRLTVSFMCTVANYEYGFFWHFYQDGKMEAEVKLTGILSLGALQPGEQRKYGTTIAPGLYAPVHQHFFVARLDMAVDCKPGEAYNQVVEVNVRVEEPGGQNVHNNAFFAEERVLKTELEAMRDCNPSSARHWIIRNTRTVNRTGQLTGYKLIPGSNCLPLAGGNAKFLRRAAFLKHNLWVTPYAPDEMFPGGEFPNQNPRVGEGLATWVKKNRSLEETDIVLWYMFGLTHVPRLEDWPVMPVERIGFMLMPHGFFNCSPAVDVPPSSADSDPKENGATPKPCHPGLIAKL, from the exons ATGGCCTCAGCTCCGGAAAAAGCGACGCCTCCTCCGCGAAATGATTCCGCCATTACTGTTTCCGACGACGACGTTTTGCGCCAATGCACCGCCTTCGGTGATCGCGAGATCGGCCGCCGGGAGTCCCTCAGCGCCACCGCCGATGCTCCGGCCCTGGCGATTGTGACCGATTCCGCTGATCAACCTCCTGCGCCGAATCTGACTTCAGTTAAAG GTTTACCAATAATGATGAGGGTGCAAAGCCACCATCCTTTGGAACCATTAACTGGTGCTGAGATCTCAGTAGCTGTAGCAACTGTCAGGGCAGCTGGGGCAACTCCTGAG GTGAGAGATAGTATGCGGTTTATTGAAGTTTCCTTGGTGGAACCTgataagaatgtggttgcaTTAGCGGATGCTTACTTCTTTCCTCCTTTCCAACCATCCTTATTACCCAGAACAAAAAAGGGACCTGTCATTCCCAGTAAACTTCCTCCTAGACAGGCAAGACTTGTTGTTTACAACAAGAAGTCAAATGAGACCAGCATCTGGATTGTTGAGCTTTCAGAGGTTCATGCTGTAACTCGGGGTGGCCACCATCGGGGCAAAGCCATTTCATCAAAGGTGGTGCCTGATGTGCAGCCTTCAATG GATGCTTCTGAATATGCTGAATGTGAAGCTGTCATAAAGGATTTTCTTCCTTTTCAGGAGGCTATGAAAAAGAGAGGTATTCTGGATATGGATCTTGTGATGGTAGATGCCTG GTGTGTTGGTTATTACAGTGAGGCTGATGCACCAAATCGCAGACTTGCAAAACCACTTATTTTCTGTCGAACTGAAAGTGATTGCCCAATGGAAAATGGCTATGCCCGTCCAGTTGAAGGAATTTATATACTGGTAGATATGCAAAATATGGTTGTTCTAGAGTTTGAAGATTGTAAATTGGTTCCCCTACCCCCTGCTGATCCATTGAGAAACTATACTCCTGGTGAAACGAGAGGAGGTGTTGATCGAAGTGATGTGAAACCTCTGCACATCATTCAACCCGAAGGCCCTAGCTTCCGAGTTAATGGACACTTTGTTCAATGGCAGAAG TGGAACTTTCGCATTGGTTTCACCCCCAGGGAAGGTTTGGTTATCTACTCAGTTGCATATGTTGATGGTAGCAGAGGTCGTAGGCCTGTGGCTCATAGATTAAGCTTTGTTGAGATGGTAGTCCCCTATGGTGATCCAAATGATCCACACTACAGGAAAAATGCATTTGATGCTGGTGAAGATGGGCTAGGTAGAAATGCTCACTCACTAAAGAAG GGTTGTGATTGTTTAGGCTACATCAAGTATTTCGATGCACACTTTATAAATTTCACAGGAGGTGTTGAAACAATTGAAAACTGTGTTTGTTTGCATGAGGAGGATCATGGAATCTTATGGAAACATCAAGATTGGAGAACAGGCTTAGCTGAAGTAAGGCGTTCACGACGACTGACAGTGTCCTTCATGTGTACTGTGGCAAACTATGAATATGGATTTTTCTGGCATTTTTATCAG GATGGAAAAATGGAAGCAGAAGTTAAGCTTACTGGAATTCTCAGCCTAGGAGCTTTACAACCTGGGGAACAGCGAAAATATGGGACAACTATTGCACCTGGCCTATACGCACCTGTGCATCAACACTTCTTTGTCGCTCGGTTGGATATGGCTGTTGATTGCAAGCCTGGGGAAGCCTATAATCAG GTTGTTGAAGTAAATGTTAGAGTCGAAGAGCCAGGTGGACAAAATGTTCATAACAATGCATTTTTTGCTGAAGAGAGAGTACTCAAAACTGAACTGGAAGCTATGCGTGACTGTAATCCTTCATCTGCTCGACATTGGATT ATAAGGAACACAAGAACAGTCAACCGCACTGGGCAATTGACAGGCTACAAGCTAATACCTGGATCAAATTGTTTGCCATTAGCTGGTGGAAATGCAAAATTTCTAAGAAGAGCTGCTTTCTTAAAACATAACCTTTGGGTTACACCATATGCTCCTGATGAGATGTTCCCAGGAGGAGAGTTTCCAAATCAAAATCCACGAGTGGGAGAGGGATTGGCTACTTGGGTTAAAAAGAACAGATCACTAGAAGAAACTGACATTGTTCTTTG GTACATGTTTGGGTTGACACATGTTCCTCGGTTGGAAGACTGGCCAGTAATGCCCGTGGAGCGCATTGGTTTCATGcttatg CCCCATGGATTCTTTAATTGCTCACCAGCCGTAGATGTGCCTCCCAGCTCAGCTGACTCAGATCCCAAGGAAAATGGAGCGACGCCAAAGCCATGCCACCCTGGCTTGATTGCAAAGCTCTGA